GTATCCAGTCAGGGAAAGGCACCTGTTGTCGTCTCTATCGATAGAAAGATCGCTGCAGTACTAGGAATTGCTGATGTCGTGAAGGAAGAATCTTCAGAAGCCATCTCGCTGCTGAAGAATATGGGAATCGCTACCTATATGATAACTGGAGATACCGTTGGGACGGCTCAGGCGATCGCAAAACAGGTAGGTATTGAAAATGTGATTGCCGAAGTAATGCCCGAAGACAAGGCAAAGAAAGTCTCTGTTCTTAAAGAGGAAGGCATGACCGTTATGATGGTTGGCGACGGCATCAATGATTCACCTGCCCTTGCGGAAGCAGATATTGGCATTGCAGTGGGCTCGGGAACCGACATTGCTATGGAGGCAGCGGATGTTGTCCTAATGAGCGACAATTTGAAGAACATCCCCAAGGCAATCAAATTGTCAAGAGCAACCATGAGGAATATAAAGCAAAACCTCTTCTGGGCCTTCTTCTACAACGTGGTTGGTATTCCGGTGGCAGCGGGGCTTCTTTATGGTATAGCGGGCATAAAACTTAACCCGATGATCGCCGGTGCTGCGATGGCCTTTTCCAGCGTAAGTGTAGTCACTAATGCACTGCGATTGAAGAGAGTGAAAATCTAAATGGGAGGGAGAAAATGAAACTGGAAATCGAAGGAATGAGCTGCAATCACTGTAGAATGAGAATTGAAAAGGCATTAAAAGCCGTTGACGGAATAGAA
This region of Mesotoga infera genomic DNA includes:
- a CDS encoding copper chaperone, with product MKLEIEGMSCNHCRMRIEKALKAVDGIE